In a single window of the Pyrococcus sp. NA2 genome:
- the pfpI gene encoding deglycase PfpI, with amino-acid sequence MKVLILSADQFEDVELIYPYHRLKEEGHEVLVASFKRGVITGKHGYQVNVDLSFDEVNPDDFDALVLPGGRAPERVRLNEKAVEIARKMFSEGKPVASICHGPQILISAGVLRGRRGTSYPGIKDDMINAGVDWVDAEVVVDGNWVSSRVPGDLYAWMREFVKLLR; translated from the coding sequence GTGAAGGTGCTGATTCTAAGTGCAGATCAGTTTGAAGATGTAGAGCTGATTTATCCGTATCACAGACTAAAGGAGGAGGGGCATGAAGTTCTCGTTGCAAGCTTTAAGAGGGGAGTAATAACTGGGAAGCATGGATATCAGGTGAACGTTGACCTCAGCTTTGACGAAGTGAATCCGGATGATTTCGATGCACTAGTTCTCCCAGGAGGAAGAGCTCCAGAAAGGGTCAGGCTCAACGAGAAGGCCGTAGAGATAGCGAGGAAGATGTTCAGTGAGGGAAAGCCAGTTGCAAGCATATGCCATGGGCCCCAGATACTAATTTCGGCGGGAGTTCTGAGAGGCAGGAGAGGAACGAGCTACCCAGGGATAAAGGATGACATGATAAACGCTGGGGTTGATTGGGTTGATGCTGAAGTTGTCGTTGATGGTAACTGGGTAAGCTCTAGGGTTCCTGGGGATCTCTATGCATGGATGAGGGAGTTCGTGAAGTTGCTCAGATAG
- the twy1 gene encoding 4-demethylwyosine synthase TYW1: protein MISIKPGKITVQANPNMPEEVAALFKKQHYEIVGRHSGVKLCHWLKKSLTEGRFCYKQKFYGIHSHRCLQMTPVLAWCTHNCIFCWRPMETFLGTELPEPWDDPAFIVEESIKAQRKLLIGYKGNPKVDKKKFEEAWEPRHAAISLSGEPMLYPYMGDLVEEFHKRGFTTFIVTNGTVPERLEEMIREDKLPTQLYVSITAPDIETYNRVNIPMIPDGWDRIVRFLELMRDLPTRTVVRLTLVKGENMHSPENYAKLILKAKPMFVEAKAYMFVGYSRNRLTINNMPSHEDIKEFAEALVRHLPGYHIEDEYEPSRVVLIMRDDIDPQGTGVEGRFIKH from the coding sequence ATGATAAGCATAAAGCCTGGAAAGATAACAGTTCAAGCTAATCCAAACATGCCCGAAGAGGTTGCCGCACTTTTCAAGAAGCAACATTATGAGATAGTTGGAAGGCACAGCGGTGTAAAGCTCTGCCACTGGCTAAAGAAGAGCCTAACTGAGGGCAGATTCTGCTACAAGCAGAAGTTCTATGGAATCCATTCCCACAGATGCCTCCAGATGACCCCAGTGTTGGCCTGGTGCACTCACAATTGTATATTCTGCTGGAGACCCATGGAGACCTTCCTGGGAACTGAACTTCCAGAGCCCTGGGATGATCCAGCTTTCATAGTTGAGGAGAGCATAAAGGCACAGAGAAAGCTATTGATAGGTTACAAGGGCAATCCGAAGGTAGACAAGAAGAAGTTCGAGGAGGCCTGGGAACCTAGGCACGCGGCCATAAGCCTCTCAGGGGAACCGATGCTCTACCCCTACATGGGCGACCTAGTTGAGGAGTTCCACAAGAGGGGGTTCACCACCTTTATAGTGACCAATGGAACAGTTCCAGAAAGGCTAGAGGAGATGATAAGGGAGGACAAGCTACCAACTCAGCTCTACGTTTCAATAACGGCACCGGACATTGAGACATACAACCGCGTTAACATCCCGATGATCCCAGATGGTTGGGATAGGATAGTGAGGTTCCTGGAGCTCATGCGCGATCTACCCACGAGAACAGTTGTTAGGCTAACCCTCGTGAAGGGAGAGAACATGCACAGTCCAGAGAATTATGCAAAGCTAATCCTAAAGGCCAAGCCAATGTTCGTCGAGGCAAAGGCTTACATGTTCGTCGGCTACTCAAGGAACAGGCTAACAATCAATAACATGCCGAGCCACGAGGATATAAAGGAGTTCGCGGAAGCCCTAGTTAGGCACCTTCCAGGATATCACATAGAGGATGAGTACGAGCCAAGTAGGGTGGTTCTGATAATGAGGGATGACATCGATCCTCAAGGAACTGGCGTCGAGGGAAGGTTCATAAAGCATTAG